TGGTGtttggatatatattttttaaaaatttgtttcgGTTCATTGGGTTCTATATATTGtgctaattataatttattacataacataaaattaatagcttgaattttaatttggcaaaaaattcgaaatttaattATACAAGTTCTTGATAAATTTATTCGTCtaatatttaacaaaatgattcaaataaattttttaaaaatcaaatatttaatttttatcgtATAATTGATATTTAACGTTAGTGAAAACGCATTGATCGGGGCCCAGAATCCAGGACTTCAGCATATCACCTTAATAAACAACACCACAATTACCAAGATCAGATTATCATTTGACATTTAagatatatacatacacattatccttttttttctttttcaatcaTTTTTAACCAAGTGAAGCTTATGAAACCCACACTGCttttaattaggtttattaGTCATCTATTCTAttctattatatattatatatattatattaaggTTGAGCACATGATAGTAACCTACCTAGAAGACACtaattttttcttccaattttacccttatataatactaatattacacttttgttttttgtttttttttgttttttttaaatttcaacatacttttatttttatttttttatttcaacgattcaaatatcaatttagtcactCCATAGATTGTCAAATTACAGTTTAgttcatcgataatgataaaaaaatatttgtacacACACGCATCGCGTATACACAATAACTAGTGTCTATTATGGCTCAAAAAGATAAATGGATGACTGGCCAATACATTTTGGACAAAcgctaatttcaaattaatatagggctacatttaaaatattatatacgtACAGAATCGCAATCGAATTTTTCCTTCATTAGGAAATAAACCCTAGTTCGTCTGCCATCGCAAAACCTCAGCTTTGCGGTGGTGTTCCGCAGTCAGGGCATTCCGACAACCATTGCTGTCAACCAATTGGTGGAAATTTAACCATTTACGAGCTATACTTCTCATACTACCCACTATAAAACGTGAAAAATGCAGCACGACGAGGTCATATGGCAAGTCATCAGGCACAAGCATTGCAGTTTCATGGCCAAGTAAACGTTTTTCTGTTTTTACCCTAAAATTGTAACCGAcgtttgagttttttttttgttatgatCTTGATGtgtggttttttttttcctgttGATTTCGTTGGTGTATTTTACTGATAGAATCGAAACTGGGATATTCTGTCGAAATCCTTATAATGTGACGGGTATTTGCAATCGGAGCTCCTGTCCTCTCGCTAACAGTCGCTACACCACCATACGCGACCATGAGGGTATGTATTTGTGCAATTAATGATAGTACATCTGTATGAGTTTCTATATTCTGATCCGTTCCAGTTATTCATTTTGTTGTGGGATGTATGGTTTTTTTTTTCGCAGGAGTTTTTTATTTGTATATGAAAACTATAGAAAGGGCGCATATGCCCAATAAATTGTGGGAAAGAGTTAAATTGCCGAGAAATTATGAGATGGCCCTTGAAACAATTGACAAGCACCTGGTATTGAATCATTTCACTGATCTGATTTTGCTGTGATGTTTCATGTTTCTCACAATTCCTGAACATCAATTGCTGTTGATTTTGACAGATGTACTGGCCGAAACTACTTGTACACAAAACAAAGCAAAGATTAACTAAGATGACACAAATGCGTATTCGCATGAGGAAACTTACCTTAAAAATAAGGTTCACACTTTCTTTACCCAAATGCAACATTTTAAGCATTGGAAGATGTAATCTGCTAGTGATTCTCTGTTCAAATTGTGTGGAGACTtttaaattttggttttttttttgtttgcctGTGGCCCTTCGTAGCGTTAGATACTTGCATTCATGTAATTTTATGGTGGTAGCCTTCGGTTTAGCTAACTTAAATTGAACTCCATTTGTTCTCCATTTTAGTGGTAATGCATGTTTAAGCATTCTCTCCACTCTCCCTTGATTAATGATGAGTAATGCATCGTTTATCTTTGATATACTTTTAACGTGGTGTCATATGTACAGAGAGAAGATCATGACAACACCtaggaaagaaaagaaaagagaagCTCGAAGAGAGGAAAAGGCTCTGAAGGCAGCAGTATTAGAGAAAGTCGGTATCCTAATACAGTATTGCTTCCCTGCATAATGTTTTACATATTTTTGTGTTGGGGGTGTGCCTTGGGGAAACTAAAACTAATACCTCCTTGCAGAATATAGAAAAGGAGTTACTTGAACGCCTGAAGAAAGGAGTTTATGGTGTCATCTATAATTATCCTGTAGACAAGTACAACGAAATCCTTGATAAAGAGGCTGTAAAAGATACTGTTAGTGACTATGAAGAAGAAGAGGTAAGCAAAATGGGTGGTTGTTCATCCAGGTGATTATTTGGTTCTCCATTTGAGCAAGATTTTATTGTTGGTATGTGCAGGAACCTATGATAGAATATGTTGAAGGATACGAGGAGCTTGAAGAGGAGGAGGACATGGAAGATTTTGGTGCATGTTGCGTTCAGAGAAGCTGAAATGGATGATGATGCTGGTAAAATTTCTCGTGGCTTTGTTCTTTGCTTAAAAAAACGTGTCAGTCGAGCTTTAAGAGTGGTAGATTCCTACAAATGgatacttgattttatttcttttgtgaAGCATCAATGCCTTTGATTTGTAGATCTTCAATTGCTTAGCTATTAGTTCTTTTTGAAAATACAGATGTTACGGATGAAATGGACGATGATATCGAAGAGACCCTGGTTGTTGAACATAAGAAAGGAAGAAAGGATTCTGCACAAAAGCTGGATAAAGAACACGGAGACAAGTTGAAGAAGAAAGCAAAAGTACTTGTTGAGGTAAGTTACGACTctagtattttctattttccttATATCTACTCCCTTGATTCCCCTTATACTACGTGTTTGTATATTTCATTCAACGTCCATAGGAAAGTAATTGCTTCTAACACTATACTGTGTGTTCTAGGTTGAGCACGAAGATACAAATGAAAGACTAAGAGCTGTACTGTGAAAGTCTTATATATCAGTTCAAGTTCGATTATTGTCACACAATTTCCGAGGCTCCAATGAATTAACTATGGCTTGCTGGCTTGGTAAACTATGTAAAGTCAGCGGAGAGTAACTGATATTGCTAAGTTTCACGAATTTGTAATTCGAATGGGCCTCTCGTCGACTCATCGCACCATTTTGATTAGTTTGGAGTCGAAGCTCTTAACGTAATCAAAGACCTATCCCTTTGTTGAAAGGGAAAAATTTGTGGGACTGTTATTTTGTATATCCAAGCTGTTGAAGGATTAAGTTATCTGACGTTcccaaatttattaatttttctttTCAGCTCGATGAAAACATTATTAATGGTCAGATTTTAGTGTGCCTAAAAAGTTATCCACATAAATAGAAGATGATGAAATTTCGCAATTTGGACGTATAAATTCgttaaagaaaaatcaaaaCTGTGATTATTCTATTTAGTAAGTATGTCTTGAAAATGTAGAAACAAGGGAAAGAATCAATCCCTGGATGGTAACACCCTACTTCGACTAAATCTGTAAAATAATGAATTTGAGATTTGTTAATTTGTTTAAATAGACAAATTCCAATGTTAATATTAATTATGAtagatt
The Primulina tabacum isolate GXHZ01 chromosome 9, ASM2559414v2, whole genome shotgun sequence DNA segment above includes these coding regions:
- the LOC142556341 gene encoding uncharacterized protein LOC142556341, whose amino-acid sequence is MQHDEVIWQVIRHKHCSFMAKIETGIFCRNPYNVTGICNRSSCPLANSRYTTIRDHEGVFYLYMKTIERAHMPNKLWERVKLPRNYEMALETIDKHLMYWPKLLVHKTKQRLTKMTQMRIRMRKLTLKIREKIMTTPRKEKKREARREEKALKAAVLEKNIEKELLERLKKGVYGVIYNYPVDKYNEILDKEAVKDTVSDYEEEEEPMIEYVEGYEELEEEEDMEDFGAFLFENTDVTDEMDDDIEETLVVEHKKGRKDSAQKLDKEHGDKLKKKAKVLVEVEHEDTNERLRAVL